From a single Planctomycetia bacterium genomic region:
- a CDS encoding PA0069 family radical SAM protein, which yields MCHGSQLDPPNRYDKTHSAPDLEHLAWDDEYLQERTDRPIQYFDDASQSIVSENDSPDVGFRYSVNPYRGCVHGCSYCYARNTHEYLGLNAGLDFETKIFVKRDAPKLLRAFLSRDAWKPEPITFCGVTDCYQPAEREYRLTRQCLEVTQECRQPISIVTKNALVVRDLDILQEMASHRLAHVNVSITTLDPELAREMEPRTSIPAARLRAVETLARAGVPVRVFVSPIIPGLNDHEAPAVMKAARDAGAGDVGYILLRLPLTVEPVFREWLHRSQPLRAEKVESLIRQTRSGKMSDSTWRQRMTGAGEVADQIRAMFKVFRKKLGFSDLPPLDREQFQPCATPGGQRRLF from the coding sequence ATGTGTCACGGCTCCCAACTCGATCCGCCGAATCGGTACGACAAAACCCATTCTGCGCCGGACCTTGAGCACCTGGCGTGGGACGACGAGTATCTGCAGGAACGAACCGATCGGCCGATTCAGTATTTTGACGATGCTTCCCAATCGATTGTCAGCGAGAACGACTCGCCCGACGTCGGCTTTCGCTACAGCGTCAATCCCTACCGTGGCTGCGTGCATGGCTGTAGTTATTGCTATGCGCGGAACACGCACGAATACCTCGGACTGAACGCCGGGCTCGATTTCGAAACGAAAATCTTCGTAAAACGCGATGCGCCAAAGCTGCTGCGCGCGTTTCTCTCGAGGGACGCCTGGAAGCCGGAGCCGATTACGTTTTGCGGCGTGACCGACTGCTACCAACCCGCCGAGCGCGAGTACCGGCTCACGCGGCAATGCCTGGAAGTAACACAGGAATGCCGGCAGCCGATCAGCATTGTCACCAAGAATGCGCTGGTCGTGCGCGACTTGGACATCCTGCAAGAGATGGCCTCGCATCGCCTGGCACACGTGAACGTCTCGATCACCACGCTCGATCCAGAACTTGCGCGCGAGATGGAACCGCGGACGAGCATCCCCGCGGCCAGATTGCGCGCGGTGGAAACCCTCGCACGAGCCGGCGTGCCGGTGCGCGTATTCGTGTCGCCGATCATTCCCGGTTTGAACGACCATGAAGCGCCGGCCGTGATGAAAGCCGCGCGCGACGCCGGCGCCGGCGACGTCGGTTACATCCTGCTCCGCTTACCGCTCACTGTCGAACCGGTGTTCCGCGAATGGCTGCATCGCTCGCAGCCCCTACGCGCCGAGAAAGTGGAGAGCCTCATCCGTCAGACGCGCAGTGGAAAAATGAGCGATTCCACCTGGCGCCAACGCATGACCGGCGCCGGCGAAGTCGCCGATCAGATTCGCGCGATGTTCAAAGTGTTCCGCAAGAAACTCGGCTTCAGCGATTTACCGCCCCTGGACCGCGAGCAGTTTCAACCTTGCGCAACGCCCGGCGGCCAGCGGCGCTTGTTCTGA
- a CDS encoding PadR family transcriptional regulator — MSKLRTNPDFLNGVPELVVLRLLARQPMYGYQLVQSIRLVSNGELTFGEGSIYPVLHKLEAAGWLSSKSELAGGRSRVVYRVTASGTKRLAGSSAEWQRIVAAVERILQGGSDECSITFGAVAM, encoded by the coding sequence ATGAGCAAACTGCGAACGAACCCTGATTTTCTCAACGGCGTGCCGGAGTTGGTAGTCCTCCGTCTGCTGGCCCGGCAGCCGATGTACGGCTATCAACTCGTGCAGTCGATTCGCCTGGTCAGTAATGGCGAATTGACGTTCGGCGAGGGTTCGATCTACCCGGTGTTGCACAAGCTGGAGGCCGCCGGTTGGCTATCCAGCAAGAGCGAATTGGCGGGGGGGCGCAGTCGCGTGGTGTACCGCGTGACGGCGTCGGGCACGAAACGCCTGGCCGGATCGTCCGCTGAGTGGCAGCGGATCGTCGCGGCCGTGGAACGCATTTTGCAAGGAGGCTCGGATGAATGCTCCATCACTTTCGGCGCAGTTGCGATGTGA